The genomic interval CAGTTCGCGCCGACGAGCGTCGCGCCCATCTCGGAATATTTCTTGATCACATCCTTTGGTTTGACGCCCATCATCGAGCGCGTGCCGCGGTCGTAACTAAATGAAACAACGATTGGCAAATCAGTTGTAGACTTCGCGCCTTCGAATGCCGCAGTTGTTTCTTCGATGCTGAACATCGTTTCGATGAGCAACAAGTCCACGCCGCCATCGGCTAATGCTTTGGCCTGTTCGGCGAATGTGGCTTTCACTTCATCAAACTCCAGCGGACCATACGGCTTGATCAACGCGCCGACGGGTCCCATCGAGCCAGCCACCAGTCCGCTGTTGAGCGAGGCGGCTTTGCGGGCGATCTCCGCCGCGCGGATGTTCACTTCGGGCGTGCGATCTTGATATTTTGAATCCTTCATCCGCATCCGCGTCCCGCCGAAGGTGCAGGTGAGGATGATATCTGAACCAGCCTCGGCGAAGGATGATGCGAGTTTTAGGAGGGTGTCGGGATCGTCAATGATCAAGTCCTCGGGCGGCTTGCCAGGCTTGAGTCCCATCTTTTGCAAGTTCGATCCCGTCGCGCCATCGGCAACGAGAATTTCGCCTGAGTTGAGTCGTTCAAGAAATTTGTTCATAGAATTTCCTTTTTTGTTACCTCGGTGGTCGAGTAGACACGAGCGATAGCGAGTGTCGTATCGAGACCACCAATAACCAGAAAAATTTTTGTAACAAGAACTGCTTTACGGCGTGGTGGTCTCGATACGTCCCGTGAACTGCACGCGGGACTACTCGACCACCGAATTTTTTCACTTCATAAAATTCTTCGCCATCGGGTCAACCACGCGATTGGGAATCAAATGCGCGATATGCGGAAATGGCTCGCTCATGTGCGGGAAACTCGTGGCGAGCATGAACTGATTTTGAAAATCGGGGTCGGTGGGCAATTCGAATCGCTCGACGTTGCGCGTGACCGAATCGATTTCATTCCGCTTCTCGATGTTCAACAACGCGATGCGCGCGCCATCGCCCGCCGCATTGCCGACCGCGTACACATTTTCCAAGTCGCAATCGGGGATCAGCCCGATGAGCATTGCCTTCTCTTTATCAATAAAACTTCCGAACCCGCCCGCCAAAATAACTTTATCGGGGTCTTGCAAACCAAACCGTTTCAACAACGTGCGCGCGGCGGTGAACAACGCGGCTTTCGCCAATTGGATCTGCCGCACATCCTGTTGTGTAATTGGGATGTCGCGTCCGATGGAGGTCTCCTCCGTCCAAGCGATCACATACTCCCAGCCTGACTCGCCCTGTCGAACACGCTTCGACTCTAAGTTCTTCTTGAACTTGCCCCTCGAATCGACGATCCCTGCCCGAAATAATTCTGCCACTCCATCAATGATGGCGGATCCGCATATCCCTTTGACTTGACCTTTGAACTCGGCGTGATCCGTGTTCCAACCTTCGACGCCGATGACTCTGTACTTCGGTTCAAGCGTAGTCTCGTCAATGACGATACGTTCCATTGCGCCAGGCGCGGCTCGCATTCCATATTCAACATGCGCGCCTTCGAGGGCGGGACCCGTCGGCGTGGATGTGCAGACGAGCCGCTTGCGATTCCCAAGCACGAGTTCCGCGTTCGTGCCAACGTCAATCAATAACCAGTTTTCATCCTGTTTGTGCGGTTCCTCCGCAAGGATCATCGCGCTCGTGTCCGCGCCGACAAAGGATGCGATGGTCGGCAGAACATGAATATTCCCCGATGGGTTGATATGCAATCCCAACTCGCGCGCTTTGATGTCCACCGATTTGTGTATGGTGGGCACAAACGGCGCCAGCCCTAAATCTTTCGGATGCAGGTTCAACAAAACGTGGTGCATCGTTGAATTTCCGACCAACACCATCTCAAGGATTTCGGTCAACTTGATCTTGGCTTCATGTGCGGCTTTACTCAACAACTTATTCAACGTGGAGATGATCGCTTTGTGCAATTTGTCCAAGCCGTCGGGATGCTCGATCGCGTATTGAATCCGCGACATCACGTCTTCGCCGTACACGATCTGTGGATTCATCTCGGATTCAGCCGCGAGCAACTCTCCTGTTCGTAAATTGCAAAGATACAACGCGACCGTCGTCGAGCCGATGTCCACTGCCGCGCCATAACTTTCCTCATGGTAGCCTCCCTGAACGGCGATCACTTCTTTGTCATTCCATACCGTGACTGTGACGCTCCACTTCGCGTCGCGCAGAGTTTTCGATAGCGTTCGCAAACACTGATAATCTATGTTCATGTCAAACCAACGCGGGACCTTCGCGTCCACGCCGCGAACCAATTGCATGGACGTTTCGAGTCCCTTGGCGAGACGTTCCCAGTCCGCGATGGGGCGTTCGAGATTGGGCGGAGTCATCGTCACCAGATATTTTCGGATCGCTGGCTTGATCTCAATCGGGCGGTTGCTCGCACTCTTGCGGACGATCTGCTTGTTGCCGCGACTCTCTTCGGGGACGTTGATCAACACATCGCCGAGAATCTTCGACTGGCACGATAAACGGACTTGTCCGATTTTCCAGCCTTTGTCTTTCAACAACTTCGGTCTGCGTTCGAGATAGGCGCGTTCTTCCACGCCAACAGGGGAGAGGTTGGCTTGTTGCGAGTCGATGTTGTACTTCTCGAAGCGACCTTCCTCGATCAGCACCAAGCACTTGCCGCACGTGGCATTCTCCGCGCAAATGGATTCGATCTCCACGCCCAACTCACGTGCGGCAGTGCGTACGGACGTGCCTTCGTCCACTTGTCCGCGTCTGCCAGAAGGTTGGAGGATGATGGTGTGCTTTTGGCTCATTGATTTTTGTACACGGATTTCACGGACAACACGGATTTTTTAAAACCTTTGTG from Candidatus Defluviilinea gracilis carries:
- a CDS encoding homocysteine S-methyltransferase family protein, which translates into the protein MNKFLERLNSGEILVADGATGSNLQKMGLKPGKPPEDLIIDDPDTLLKLASSFAEAGSDIILTCTFGGTRMRMKDSKYQDRTPEVNIRAAEIARKAASLNSGLVAGSMGPVGALIKPYGPLEFDEVKATFAEQAKALADGGVDLLLIETMFSIEETTAAFEGAKSTTDLPIVVSFSYDRGTRSMMGVKPKDVIKKYSEMGATLVGANCGTTLDNMEAVVKEYSTTLPNFPLWVKPNAGVPHMDIETEQGVYDMGPEDMAKFSKKYVELGAKVVGGCCGNTPEHIAAIVKAVKKTEQAGA
- a CDS encoding DUF4445 domain-containing protein; its protein translation is MSQKHTIILQPSGRRGQVDEGTSVRTAARELGVEIESICAENATCGKCLVLIEEGRFEKYNIDSQQANLSPVGVEERAYLERRPKLLKDKGWKIGQVRLSCQSKILGDVLINVPEESRGNKQIVRKSASNRPIEIKPAIRKYLVTMTPPNLERPIADWERLAKGLETSMQLVRGVDAKVPRWFDMNIDYQCLRTLSKTLRDAKWSVTVTVWNDKEVIAVQGGYHEESYGAAVDIGSTTVALYLCNLRTGELLAAESEMNPQIVYGEDVMSRIQYAIEHPDGLDKLHKAIISTLNKLLSKAAHEAKIKLTEILEMVLVGNSTMHHVLLNLHPKDLGLAPFVPTIHKSVDIKARELGLHINPSGNIHVLPTIASFVGADTSAMILAEEPHKQDENWLLIDVGTNAELVLGNRKRLVCTSTPTGPALEGAHVEYGMRAAPGAMERIVIDETTLEPKYRVIGVEGWNTDHAEFKGQVKGICGSAIIDGVAELFRAGIVDSRGKFKKNLESKRVRQGESGWEYVIAWTEETSIGRDIPITQQDVRQIQLAKAALFTAARTLLKRFGLQDPDKVILAGGFGSFIDKEKAMLIGLIPDCDLENVYAVGNAAGDGARIALLNIEKRNEIDSVTRNVERFELPTDPDFQNQFMLATSFPHMSEPFPHIAHLIPNRVVDPMAKNFMK